One part of the Rutidosis leptorrhynchoides isolate AG116_Rl617_1_P2 chromosome 1, CSIRO_AGI_Rlap_v1, whole genome shotgun sequence genome encodes these proteins:
- the LOC139885922 gene encoding phosphoribosylaminoimidazole-succinocarboxamide synthase, chloroplastic-like: MASYLIFAALADSFVDYSRAYGNAKLDALDHLPPLCLERHKVHNDTSLWWFNQMLLFLLFLKCCHIEKIEVWNYYGNAFSEVAMVKSERLPANRITPTTKATKMVLLLLHMRILILNVMVIF, translated from the exons ATGGCCTCTTATTTGATATTTGCAGCTTTGGCTGATTCATTTGTTGACTACTCACGGGCTTATGGCAATGCTAAACTTGATGCTCTTGACCATCTGCCTCCTCTATGCCTCGAACGACATAAG GTTCATAATGATACAAGTTTATGGTGGTTCAATCAAATGCTTCTGTTTCTGCTGTTTTTAAAGTGTTGTCACATTGAAAAAATAGA GGTGTGGAATTACTATGGCAATGCTTTTTCTGAAG TGGCAATGGTGAAAAGTGAGAGGCTACCTGCAAATAGAATTACGCCAACTACTAAAGCTACAAAAATGGTGCTCCTGCTACTTCATATGAG GATCCTTATATTGAATGTGATGGTCATCTTTTAG